The genomic interval CCCGGCGAGGTGCTCCGTCTCGTCCTCCTTGGCGCCCACTACCGCCAGCCGCTCGACTTCACCGACCAAGTGGTTCTCCAGGCAAGGCAGCAGCTCGATCGATTCTACGGTGCGCTTAGAGGTGTTGCCGCGGCCGGCGTGCCGCTCGCGACGACCGACACGCAAGCTGAGGTTCTCGAAGCACTCGACGACGATTTGAACACGCCCTTGGCATTGGCACGGCTGCACGAGATTGCCGGCGAACTCAACATTGCCAACAAAGACGGCCGCCGGACCGAACAGGCAAAATTGTGCGCGGCACTTCTCGCCGGTGGTCGTCTCCTGGGGTTTCTGAGCCAGGACCCGGAGGCATGGTTCAAGGGCCAGGTCGGCCATGGTGGGAACCAGGAGGCCGCCGAGATCGAATCCCTGATCGCCGCGAGAAATGCCGCGAGGAAGGCGAAGGATTTTGCCGAGGCCGATCGCATTCGAGGCGATCTCTTGGCGCGCGGGATCTTGCTTGAAGACACACCGCGTGGAACCACGTGGCGGCGGGCCGGATAGCGTTGGCCGACCCCTTCTCCCGATCCAATGCCCTTCGCTTTCTGCGATCTGCCTTGATATGCTGCGTGCAAAGGCGAAAGCCGATCGAAGCCGGGACCGGCGAAGAAGTCCGGGCAAAAGGGGGCGAATGAAGAGGGTGCTGCGGCGGCGCGCGTGCGAGTGGATTGCTGCGCTCCTGGTATCGATCTCTGTTTTCCCGTCAGTTCCGTCCGCCGAAGTCGCCAAGGGCAACGTACGGATCGGCGTGCTGACCGATCTCTCGGGCTTTGCCTCCGATGCGGCCGGCGAAGGATCGATCGTCGCCGTGCGGATGGCGGTTGAGGATTTCGGCGGCGCTGTCGCCGGCATGCCGATCGAAGTCGTCTCGGCCGATCACCAGGACAAGTCCGAGATAGGTGCTGAGATCGCGCGCGAATGGCTCGACAATCAAGGTGTCGATGTCGTGGTCGATGTCGCGGTGTCGCCGGTCGCACTCGCCGTCAATGAGGTCGTGCGCGAGCGCAACAAGGTCTTGCTTGCGACCGCACCGACGACCGAGGAACTGACCGGCAGCGCTTGCTCGCCCAATACCGTGCATTGGACGCTCGATGCGTGGGCCGTCGCGACGGCTACGACGCGCGGCCTTCTGAAACTCGGCGACGATAGTTGGTTCTTCATCACGGGAGACCACCGGGTTGGCTTGGCGCTCGAGCGCGACGCGCGCGCGGCAATCGAAAAATCCAGTGGCACCGTTGTCGGCGATGTGCGCACGCCGTTCGACTATCCCGACTTCTCGCCGGCGGTGCTTTCGGCGCAAGGTTCGCACGCGAAGGCGATCGGCTTGGCGGTCACCGGCGCCAACATTCACAACGCGATCCGGCAGGCGGCCGAGCATGGTGTCGGTTCGGGCGGTCAGGCATTGGCCGGGCTTGCAACCGAAATCACCGATGTGCACGCAATCGGCCTCAAGGCGGCCCAGGGAGTCTATTTGGCAGAGCCGTTTTACTGGAACCTGAGCCCTGAGACCCGCGATTGGAGCCAGCGCTTCGCAACGCTCCACGACAGCCGGATGCCGACCGCACTTCAGGCCGGCGCTTACGCCGCGACTCTTCACTATCTCAAGGCGCTTGCGGTTAATCGAAGCGACGACGGCCGGCGGGTCGTTGCGGCGATGAAGGCGATGGCGACGAACGATCCGCTTTTCGGGCCCGGCTCGATCCGTGCCGACGGCCGAGCGCTCCACCCAATGTATCTATTCCAGGTAAAACGGCCGGAGGAATCGAAGGGTGCGTGGGACTATTACAAGCTCGTCGAAACGATCCCCGCGCAAGACGCCTTCCGGCCGATCGAGGCGGGCGGATGCCCGCTCGTGGAGGGCAAATAGCCGAATTGGGCTCAGCCCATTCTGACGCTTGCCATCTCGGCGAAGAGATTGACCGAGACCTCGAGCCAGCGCAGGCCGAACTCGCCCGAATCCTGTGCGCGCACGACCTCGGCAAGAAACTCGCCACGCTCGCTCGAGCCGCGAATCTCGATTTTCCCCTCGATGCGATCACCCACCTTGAACGCACCGGGGGACGCTTCGATCAGGCAGCCCCCGAGGGACCAGTCCTTCGCCTCGAAGCGGCGCCATGAGGCAATGAGCATGAGCGTGGGCAACTCCGTGCGCGGGTGAGTGCGCCGATCCTTGCGCCATCTGGAAAGATTCAGGATTTCACTCAGTCCCGCCATCTAAGCCGCCATCGACTATTGCCCGACCGAAGGGACATCATGTGCAAAATGGGCTAATAAACGCTTAAAATTCCATCGACTTTATTCTGCCGAAAATCGCAAACTAAGCATGAAACTACAATGGTTTCATTGATCTATCCTGTATTTCCGTGTATTTGTCTGTGCAGACCAATGTCCTTGATTACCTTAGGCCGGCGCTCGTTCAGACAGATAGGGGGCGATAATGGGGGCACGGCGAGACCCCCGTGCCGCTCGCGGAGGGGGGCCCGTGAGACACCGCTGGATGATCGTCGTTCCGGTATTCGGCTTTGCTCTCGTCGGCACCGCACCGCTTGAGCCGGTTCGAGCGGACTGCATCAGCAATTGCTCGTCGTTTTATAATCCGCTGACCAACCCCAACAATTGGCAATCGCTCCGGAACGACTGCGTGTTGCGTTGCCCTCCGCAGCGGTCGAAGACGACCACCGCCTACGGCGCCCTCGCTTATGGGACGGAAAGCACGGCGTGGGGTTTCTCCTATAACCAGGACAGTGCCGACGCTGCCGCCCGGGTCGCGCTCGAAGGATGCAAGCCGAACGGCGACGACTGCAAAGTCGTCTACCACTTCTACAATACCTGTGCGGCACTCGCGGCGGTGGAGGACAAGGGCGTGTTCGCGACCGCCTACGCCGCCACGCGCGGTAAAGCCGAGGGTGCTGCAATGGCCGACTGCGCGCGCCAGTATGGCGATGGTTGCGTAATGGAAGTATCGGCTTGTTCTCTTCCTTGACACGCGACGCATTCGTCTTCTCGCTGAGCCTGAACGCGCACTCGAGTGCGTTGTCCTAGTACGCTGGATCGCCGCGCTCGGAGTTTCGATGGAGACAAGGGAAAGCCTGCGCGAAAGACGGCCTGCATTTCCTTCGCACGCCCAAACAAAAGCCCCGCCGGCGACCGCGGCGCGAGGAAGGGCACTCGCACCGCAATGCCTGCCGCATCGGGTCGGCTTGACGCGAAAGCGTCACACAACGGACAGCGCTCCTTGATATTTAAGTCACTAATATGTTGCAGAGCGTTAATTGGGGTGGGAGCCAAGGCCATGGCCAATGAGGAAATCCCGCAGATGCCAAGAGACGAGAAGGCGCACGCCGTGGCCGATATCGAGCGTAGGATAACAGCAATCCAGAGTGATGGCCGCGAGCCCGATCTTTGG from Alphaproteobacteria bacterium carries:
- a CDS encoding DUF4189 domain-containing protein: MRHRWMIVVPVFGFALVGTAPLEPVRADCISNCSSFYNPLTNPNNWQSLRNDCVLRCPPQRSKTTTAYGALAYGTESTAWGFSYNQDSADAAARVALEGCKPNGDDCKVVYHFYNTCAALAAVEDKGVFATAYAATRGKAEGAAMADCARQYGDGCVMEVSACSLP
- a CDS encoding ABC transporter substrate-binding protein is translated as MKRVLRRRACEWIAALLVSISVFPSVPSAEVAKGNVRIGVLTDLSGFASDAAGEGSIVAVRMAVEDFGGAVAGMPIEVVSADHQDKSEIGAEIAREWLDNQGVDVVVDVAVSPVALAVNEVVRERNKVLLATAPTTEELTGSACSPNTVHWTLDAWAVATATTRGLLKLGDDSWFFITGDHRVGLALERDARAAIEKSSGTVVGDVRTPFDYPDFSPAVLSAQGSHAKAIGLAVTGANIHNAIRQAAEHGVGSGGQALAGLATEITDVHAIGLKAAQGVYLAEPFYWNLSPETRDWSQRFATLHDSRMPTALQAGAYAATLHYLKALAVNRSDDGRRVVAAMKAMATNDPLFGPGSIRADGRALHPMYLFQVKRPEESKGAWDYYKLVETIPAQDAFRPIEAGGCPLVEGK
- a CDS encoding PilZ domain-containing protein; the encoded protein is MAGLSEILNLSRWRKDRRTHPRTELPTLMLIASWRRFEAKDWSLGGCLIEASPGAFKVGDRIEGKIEIRGSSERGEFLAEVVRAQDSGEFGLRWLEVSVNLFAEMASVRMG